The bacterium genome includes the window AAGAAGCCTATCTTCGTACTTTCCAGAAATGGGAGATAAATCGAGCAGAATACGGATAAGATTTTTCCCCTCAATGAGTACAAAAAAGAGAGTAAAATGCATCACAAAAAAACCAAACATAAACGAAAGCGTACGGCCTAATACCTCAGGTGAATAATTGTATACATAACGCGCTACTTCGCCACCTACGCGCGTAATAAGACCAGGCACATCAATTGTAATATGCAGATGCGTTTCTAATTTTGTAGACAGCGGCTCAATATAATCACGATAAAAATTTTGGTTGGTAATAGTGGAAAAAAATGAGTTTAAATCGAGGGTAGAAACAAAACTTACCGTTTCCGAAATAATTTGAACAACAACCAAACTAAACGGCAGCACCAAAATTAAAAAAGTTAAAAACGTGGTAATGAACGAAGTAAGATAAGAGCGATTTTTTAATTTTTTAAGAAGAAACTCGTAAGCCGGATATAAAAGTATAGCCACAATACAGGCTAACACTACAGCCATAAAAACGGGCTTAAGGAGGAGAAAAAATCCAACCCCTAATGCAACCAGTAAAAAAAGAAACGCTCGGCGTTCATCCACAACCTGCTTCATACTAATCCGTTAAAAACTTAAGGTACGTTAAAGACTGCTTTATACTGAGCAGATTCATTATATAATCACAAATGAGCTGCTCTGTAAGAAACCGGATTATGGAGCTTTACTTCTTTTTTGTCGACTTCTTTTCTTTAGAAGCTTTAGCGGCCTTGGGAGCTTTTTCCTTTTTTTCGGCTTTAGGCGCTTTAGCGGCCTTTTCCTTTTTGGGAGCTGCTGCTTTTTTAGGTTTATCGCCACTAGGAACGGCGTGAACACCGGTACCGGGCAAATATTCAATAATAGCCATGGGCGATGAATCGCCAAGACGGTAGCCTAATTTAAGAACGCGGGTATACCCACCGTTACGGTCGGCAAAACGAGGAGCCAAGGTATCAAAAAGTTTTACTACAGCTTCACGCGAGCGCATAAAGTTAAACGATTGACGACGAGCAGCCAAATCATTCTTTTTACCCAAGGTAATAAGATGATCGGCAAACGAACGCAACTCTTTAGCACGAGGCAGCGTGGTTTCAATGCGCTCATGCATAATGAGAGAAGCTGCCATATTTTTAAACATGGCCAAGCGATGTTGTGTTTTACGCCCTAACTTACGTCCAGATACTTTATGTCTCATATAAACAGGTAAATGGTGGATGGTGGATGGTGGATGGCAAGAATCTTTTACCATTCACTATCAACTATCCACTATTCACTTCTTCTTAAATCATTTCTTCTGTCTTAACAGCGGGAACTTCGTCGGTAGGAAGTTTCCATCCGTCAATTTTCATACCCAAGCCCAAGCCCATTTCGGTCAAGATTTCCTTGATTTCATTTAAGGACTTACGGCCAAAGTTTTTGGTTTTAAGCATTTCCATTTCGGTTTTTTGCACCAATTCGCCTATATATTTAATTTCGGCATTTTGGAGGCAATTAGCAGAACGTACAGACAATTCCAATTCGTCTACACGGCGGTTTAAATGCTCGTTAATCTTGTTTTGTTCGTCTTCTTTAATTTCTACTTCAACGGGTTCTAAACCTTCTTCAAAGTTAATAAATACCTGAAGCTGTTCTTTTAAAATTTTAGCCGAAAAAGCAACTGCATCTTCGGGTAAAACAGCACCGTTGGTCCAAACTTCTAAGGTTAAACGGTCGTAATCGGTAGCCTGACCCACACGAGCATCGGTTACAGAATAATTTACACGTTCAATGGGAGAAAAGTTTGAATCAATAAAAATGGTTCCAATGGGAGCACCCTGATCTTTATTGGTTTCGGCTAAAACATAGCCCTTGCCCATTTTTACCTGCATTTCCATGGTAAGATTGGCATCTTCGCCCAAAGTAGCAATAGGATGATCGGGATTTAAAATTTCAACACGACCACCGGTATCAATTTGTCCGGCAGTGACAACACCTGCGCCTGTGGCGTTTAAGGTAATGGTGGCTTTGTCACCTTCTACCAGTTTTAACTTTAATTCCTTTAAGTTAAGGATGATGTTGGTAACATCTTCTTTAATACCAGGTACAGTTGAAAACTCGTGCACCACACCTTCAATTTTAACCGATACAATGGCAGCACCCTGAAGGGACGACAACAAAATGCGACGAATGGAATTACCAATGGTAATACCAAAGCCACGTTCTAAAGGGCGGGCCGTAAACTTGGCATAAGTTCCGGTATGACTCTCATTTTCAATTTCCAAGAACTTGGGTTTAATAAGACTGCGCCAGTTTTTATAGTTAAGGCTAGACATGAAGTATTCCTCCAAAAAAGGTTTTTTTATAAACTTAAAACTTTATTTCGAATAATGCTCAATAATGAGATTTTCATTAATGGGCATGGTAATTTGGGCTCTGTCAGGCAAAGCCTTTACAGTTCCTTCAAATTTTTCTTTGTTAACAAGCAACCATTCAGGTACCCCACGACGATCGGACGCTTCCAAAGCACCCAAAATACGGGTTACTTTGCGGCTTTTGTCCTTCACGCCAATCACATCACCTGCTTTTAAGGTAATAGATGGGATATTCACCTTTTTACCGTTAACCAAAAAATGATTTTGACCAATAAGCAAACGGGCTTCGGAACGCGAGTTGGCAAAACCCATACGATAAATAAGATTATCCATGCGGGCTTCCAAAAGCTGAAGCAAGTTGTCACCGGTTACACCCTTCATCCGTTCGGCACGTTCAAAAATGCGACGAAACTGACGTTCAAGAACGCCGTACAGAGTTTTTACCTTCTGCTTTTCACGCAATTGAACACCAAACTCCGAACGTTTGGTGCGACGGTTTTGGGCATGTTGACCCGGACCGTATTCACGACGCTCGATAGCACACTTTTCAGTGTAGCAACGATCGCCTTTTAAAAATAACTTCAAACCTTCGCGCCGACATAAGCGGCATACTGAATCACTATAACGAGCCATAAATTATACTCTCCTCCGTTTAGGGGGCCGACATCCGTTGTGCGGAATCGGAGTTACATCCTGGATTTTTAAAATGCGAATACCAACCGAAGCGCAAGCGCGCAACGCGGATTCACGACCCGACCCCGGACCCGAAACCACAGCAGTAGCAGAACGCAAACCGGATTCCATCGCTTTACGAGCAGCCTCTTCACCTGCAATTTGGGCAGCAAAAGGAGTTGATTTACGCGACCCCTTAAACCCTTTGGCACCCGCCGAACTCCAAGCCAAGGTGTTTCCCTGGGTATCGGTAATGGTGATAATGGTGTTGTTAAACGTAGCCTGCACGTGAATAACACCAGCCGACACGTTCTTTTTTGCCTTCTTCCTTTTATAAGCCTTTTTATCGGGCGCAGCAGCGGTTGCACCAGCTTCTCCCGATACAGTGGGTAATTTTTGTTTATTTGCCATATTAAGTCCTCGTTATTTACCCGTTGGGGCTTTTTTCTTACCGGCAACTGTTTTGCGCGGACCCTTCCGTGTACGTGAATTGGTTTTTGTTCTCTGACCTCTTGCCGGCAATCCTTTTTTGTGACGCGAGCCGCGGTAAGTTCCCAAGTCCATCAAGCGTTTGATACTTAAGGCTACTTCACGACGCAAGTTACCTTCCACCGGATACTTAGCATCGATAATAGCGCGGATTTTGGCCACGTCTTCATCCGACAATTCTTCGGCACGCTGTTGGGCGTTAATCCCTGCTTCTGTTAAAATATTCTCCGAACGGGAGTTGCCAATACCGTAAATATAGGTAAGCGCCACTCCAATCTTCTTGTTTTTCGGGATATCAATACCCGCTATTCTTGGCATGTTAACCTCTTATCCTTGACGTTGTTTATGTTTCTTTGTTTTACAAATCACGCGAACACGACCGGCGCGACGGATGATTTTGCAGTTTTCACAAATTTTTTTTACAGATGATCTTACTTTCATAACTTCCTTATTTTTCTCTAAAGGTGATGCGTCCCCGAGTTAAATCGTAGGGGGACAACTCAACCTTCACTTTATCGCCGGGTAAAATTTTGATGAAATGCATCCGCATCTTACCCGAAATATGCGCTAAAACCTTATGCCCGTTTGCTAGCTCCACTTTAAACATAGCATTAGGCAGAGGTTCTAAAACTTTTCCTTCCACTTCAATGGAATCTTCTTTTGCCATAGTTTGTACACTCAACTGTACGTTTTACCGCACATCCTTTTTATATCTTACTTAATATCCATGGCCCTTTTTCTGTACAGGCGATGGAGTGTTCAAAATGAGCCGACCATTTTCTATCTTTGGTCACCACGGTCCAGTCATCTTTTAAAACTTCTACTTCGGCCACTCCCATGTTGATCATGGGTTCAATTGCTAAAACCATTCCCACTTTAATACGCGGGCCGGTTCCCTTTTCACCATAATTAGGAACCTGTGGTTCTTCATGCATCTGACGTCCAATACCATGGCCTACAAAATCGCGTACTACACTATAACCATGAGCTTCGGCATACTGCTGAACCGCGTGTCCAATATCACCAATGCGGTTACCGGCTACTACTTGCTCAATTCCTAAATCTAAACTCACGCGCGTCACATCCATCAACTTCTGAGCTTCGGCACTCACCTTACCCACACCCACCGTTACAGCCGAATCTCCTACAAAACCTTCGTATGTGGCTCCGCAGTCAATTCCTATAATATCTCCTTCATTCAAAACTTTTTTCCCTGGAATTCCATGAACCACTTCCTCGTTTACCGAGGTACACAGTGATTTAGGATACCCACGGTAACCCACAAAAGTAGGAATGCCTCCCATTTTTTTAATGGTTTCATTGGCTACTTTATCTAAATCGTCGGTTGTAATACCGGGAGACACCATCTCCTTTAATTTTAAAAGAACCGTGGCCACAATGCGATTTGCCTTGGCCATTTTTTCAATCTCATCTGGCGACTTCAGAATAATCACGTCAAATCCTCTATCGCTTTCTCAATCAATCCAAAAATCTTGTTTACTTCTCCCATCCCATCTACCGAAGCGAGTTTTCCCAACTTTTTGTAATACTCGCTTACAGGAGCTGTTTGGTTTTTATAAACCGTAAGTCTCTTGCGGATAGTTTCGGGTTTATCGTCATCTCGTTGATATAAGTTGCCTCCACACTGATCACACTTTCCTTCCTTTTTAGGAGGGCTAAATAAAAGGTGATAACCAGTACCGCAATCTTTACAAGTACGGCGGCTTGACAAGCGTTTTACCAATTCATCTTCGTTTACTTGAAACGAAATGGTAAAAACCCCACTCGCATTCGCCATTTTACTTAAAGCCTCGGCTTGTCCCACCGTTCGGGGGAAACCATCCAAAACAAAACCGTTTTTACAGTCTTGTCGTGAAATTCTATCTTCAATAATGTCAATGACCAACTGATCGGGCACCAATTGCCCAGCATTAATATAGGTTTTGGCTTTCAATCCCAACGGTGTTCTCTCGCGAATTGCTTCACGAAAAATTTCACCTGTTGAAATTTGCGGCACCTTGTAGCGCTCACAAATGCGGCGCGACTGGGTACCCTTGCCCGAACCTGGAGGTCCTAGAAGGATCAATTTCAACTTCTTCTCCCCTTAAACTTTCCGGCCTTTCCTCCCAAAAACCCCTCGTAGCTGCGCGAGAGTAAATGGGATTCTATTTGGGCAATGGTGTCCATTCCCACGCCCACCACAATCAAAAGCGAGGTTCCACCAAATGTTTGCGCAAGTCCTGGTGGAATATTAAACTGGCTAATCAGCAGCGTGGGTAAAATACACACGCCAGCTATATATAAAGCACCGCCTAAAGTAATACGGCTTAAAATGCGGTCGATATAATCGGAGGTTGATTTACCAGGACGTATCCCTGGCACATACCCACCGTTCTTTTTCAAATTTTCTGCAATATCGAGCGGGTTAAACGTGACCGCTGTGTAAAAATAACAAAAGAAAATAATAAGCGATACATACAGCAAGTTATGAAACCATCCCGAGGTTAACACCTGGGCTAAGGTATTCATCACATCGTTCTTCCAAAACTGGGCCAGTGTTGCCGGAAATAAAATAATGGAAGACGAAAAAATGGCCGGGATTACACCCGCCATATTCAACTTAAGCGGCAAATGCGTGCTTTGCCCGCCGTACATTTTGTTACCCACTACGCGTTTAGCATAGTTGATAGGAATACGACGCTGGCTTCTTTCAAAGTACACAATCAGTGACACAATGATAAAAATAAAAGCAAGCAAGAGCAAAAAGCCGATAAAATCGCCAAATTGCTGCTTTGTATTCCAAGCATCGCGAAAAGAGCCCGGAATACGAGTAACAATACCAGAAAAGATAATGAGCGAAATACCGTTACCAATGCCACGTTCCGATATTTGTTCTCCCAACCACATCAAAAAAGCCGTACCGGCAGCTAATGTGAGCATGGTTGTGATGTAGAACATTGGGCCACCCACACCAGGAAGAAGCACACCCTGACGTTCTAAACCAACGCTAATGCCAAAACCCTGAATAAGTGACAACACAACTGTGCCGTAACGGGTATATTGCGTAATCTTTTTACGCCCGTACTCGCCCTCTTCCTTAGAAAGCTTTTGGAGCGACGGGATAGATACCGTAAGAAGCTGCAAAATAATGGACGCGCTGATGTAAGGCATAATACCTAAAGCAATTACCGAAAACTGCTGCAGCGCGCCGCCCGAAAACATATTAAAAATTTCAAAGACCGTACCTTGCGAAAAAACCTTAGCCAAGGCCTCCACCCTAATACCTGGAGTGGGAACAAACACGCCAATGCGATAAACAGCCAGCATCATCAGCGTAAAAAGTATTCTTTTTCTGAGTTCGGGCAATTTTGCCAAAACTCCCATTCCGCCTTCAGCCACATCCCCCCCTTTGTTTAATCAATAACAACCGCTTTACCGCCGGCTTTTTCAATTTTTTCTTTAGCACTGGCCGAAAAGTGTGTTGCCTTAATGGTAAGCGCTACACCCAAATCACCATTACCCAACACGCGCACGCCGCCACTTCTTAAATTTTTAACAATACCGTTAGCCTTTAAAAAAGCACCATCTACTTCGGCATTGGCAGAAAGTTTTGCCAATTGTCCCACGTTAATGACTGTATAGTCTTCGCGAGTAAAGTTATGGAAACCTCTTTTAGGCATACGGCGTTGCAAAGGCATCTGTCCGCCTTCAAAACCGGTTTTATGATAACCACCGGCACGGGCCTTTTGCCCCTTGTGTCCTTTACCAGAAGTTTTACCTAAACCCGACGATTCACCGCGACCCAAACGAGTACGGTTTTTAACAGCGCCTTTAGGAGGTCTTAAATTATTGAGTAACATAGTCATTCCTTCTTCTTTTTAAGATTCTACAACTTGCACCAGGTGCGATACCTTGCCAATCATCCCGCGAATAGCCGGGTTATCAACCAGTTCAACGGTTTGATTAAGTCTGGTAAAACCCAAACCTCTTACCGTATCTTTTTGTCTTTTGGTGCGGCCAATGGCGCTGTGAACCAATTTAACTTTAATTTTCTTTCCACTCATAAAATCTCCAAACTATTAGTCTCTTACTAAAAATATTTTGTACAGAGTGCACAAGATATTTTTAGATAAGAGACTTATCCCGCTTATCGGGATTAAGCTGTAGCCGATCCATCGGGTGTGGGTTCTGTTACAACAGGTTCCACATCCACTTCGCTAAATAATTTTTCTACTGTTTCTACAGGAGCCACTTCTAAACGTTTTAAACGGGTGGCTTTAGCAGTACCAGCACGACCTAACTTAAGACTTAATAGACCTTCAAAAGTAGCCTTGATCACGTTGTGAGGATTAGATGGACCAATACATTTGGATAAAATATTATGGATGCCAGCCGCTTCAAATACAGCACGCGACACACCACCAGCAATAACACCAGTACCGGCATGAGCGGCACGCATCAAAACTTTAGAAGCACCATATTTACCCAACACATCGTGAGGCACAGTACCTTCTACAATGGGAACATTGATTAAATTTTTTCTGGCACGCAAGGCACCCTTTTTAATAGCATCAGGAACTTCACCAGCTTTACCCAAACCATAACCTACTTTGCCATTGCCATCGCCCACTACAATTAAAGCCGAAAAGCTGAAACGACGTCCGCCTTTTACCACTTTAGCCACGCGCGAAATATTTACTACGCGATCGGTAAATACCGGCCCTTCAACGTCTTCATTTCTGTCGTTTCTGTCATTTCTGTCATTTCTATCGTTTCTTTGTTCGCTCATATTAATCCTTCAATTAAAATTTTAATCCCGATTCACGGGCCGCATCGGCCAGAGATTTAATTACGCCATGGTAACGAAAACCGTTACGGTCGAAAGCAACACGGTTAATATTGGCAGCCAATGCTTTTTCGGCAACAAGCTTACCTACTTCGGCAGCAGCTGTTTTATTAGCAGAAGCCTTGCCGGTTTTAAGCGTGCTGGCATTTACCAATGTTTTACCCGAAATATCGTCAATAACCTGAGCATAAACATGCTTTAAGCTACGATACACCGAAAGACGGGGGCATTCGGGAGAACCCAGAATTTTTTTACGAATTCTAACTTTACGGGACAAACGTCCTTCTAATTTACTTTTTGGCATATTACTTAGCTCCTCCACTGGCCGCAGCCTTACCCACTTTACGTTGGATCACTTCGTCGGCATAACGAATCCCCTTACCCTTGTAAGGTTCGGGAGGTTTGTAGCCGCGAATATTGGCGGTGGTTTGCCCCACTTTTTCACGGTCAGGTCCACTCACCGTAATGCGGGTTTGTTTTTCAACGGCAATCTTAATACCGTCGGGTACTTTAAAATCAACGGGGTGTGAGAAACCAAGTGTCATGCTGAGCGTACTGCCCTTCATTTCAGCTCTGTAACCCACGCCTTCAATATCTAAAATTTTGGTAAAACCTTGAGAAACACCTTCAATCATATTTTTGATGAGGGCACGTACCAAACCATGGGCGGCTTTGGCTTCAAGACTATCATCCTTGCGGGTAACAATAACTTGACCTTTGTCTACGTTAACCGTGGTTAAGGCATTTAAAGGGCGGCTTAATTTACCCTGAGGCCCTTCAACGTTAACAGCATTGTTAGCCACATTTACTTTTACTTTATCCGGGATAATTACCGGTCTTTTTCCTGTTCTCGACATAAAAACTCCAAATAATGATAAACTTAATTCACCTCACAAATCACTTCACCACCAACTTTATTAGCGCGGGCTTTTTTATCGGTAATCATCCCTTGGGGTGTTGATAAAATGCGTAAGCCAATGCCTTTTAAGAACGGCTTAATTTCACGATAGCCGTGATAAACACGACGACCAGGACGCGACACGCGTTTAATGCGACGAATAGCCGAATCGCGGTTCATGTCGTACTTTAAAAATACTTTCATCTCCGACTGAGGCGCTTTTTCTTCCATCACATACTGCGATACAAAGCCCTCCTCTTTTAAGATCTTTACGATCTGTTCTTTAACTTTAGAAGCCGGCACCATCACGTATTCCTTACGGGCTTTGATGCCGTTTCTGATTCTTGTTAATAAATCTGCAATTGGATCTGTCATAATTTACCTCTTACCAGCTGGATTTTGTTACACCGGGAATTTCACCTAAATGCGCTCTTTTACGAAAGCACAAACGGCACATGTTAAAGCGCCGTAAATAAGCGCGTGATCTGCCACATAAAGGGCATCTTCTATAGGCGCGTACCTTAAACTTGGGTTTTCTTGCTGCTTTAATTCTTAGCGATGTTTTAGCCATGATTTCTTCCTTACAAAATTAAGTACGTAAAGGCAGCCCTAATGCACGAAGGAGCAATTCTCCTTCTTTGTCATTTTGGGCGGTTGTTACAAAAGTAATGTTCATGCCGCGGCTTTTTTCAATGCGGTCGGCTACAATTTCAGGGAAAATAATGTGTTCGGTAATACCACAGGTATAATTACCACGTCCGTCAAAGCCGCGTTTATTTAAACCCTTAAAATCGCGCGCACGGGGCAAGGCCACGTTGGCGAAACGATTCAAAAATTCATACATACGCTTGCGACGCAGTGTCACGCGGCAACCAATAGCTTGGCCTTCGCGTAATTTGAAGGTAGCAATCGATTTTTTAGCCTTGGTAATAACAGCTTTTTGACCGGTAATAACGGTTAAATCAGCGGCAATGGTATCCAAAATTTTGCTATTTTGGAGCGCATCCGATGTGGAGCTGTTGATCACAATTTTGGTAAGCTTAGGTAAACGCATGATATTGGTAATACCCAATTCAGCTTTTAACTTTGGCACAACCTGTTCTTTGTAAAATTTTTCAAGCATAATTACCTCTTAAGTCTTTATTCAGCCTTAACTTCACCGGCTTTTTTAAAAGCACGTACTTTATTTCCTTTAGAATCAACTTTAGCACCCACACGTACCGTACGATTTTTCTTTTCGTCAAAATACATGAGATTGGAAATATGGATAGAAGCTTCCTTTTCCACAATGCCACCTTGGGGATTTTTTTGATTAGGGCGTGTATGGCGCTTAATCATGTTGATTTTTTCCACCAACGCACGATCTTTTTCGGGTAAAATACGAATAATTTTCCCCGTTTTACCTTTATCTTTTCCGGCGATCACTTTTACCAAGTCGCCTTTTTTAATTGCATATCCCATATTATAATACCTCCGGAGCGAGCGAAATGATCTTCATATATTTCTTCGCGCGCAATTCTCTGGCCACGGGCCCAAAAATACGGGTACCAATAGGCTCGCCGTTATTATCAATTAACACCGCCGAATTTTCATCAAAGCGAATATAGGTACCATCGGGGCGGCGAATTTCCTTACGGGTTCTCACCACTACTCCTTTTTTTACATCGCCTTTTTTTACCTTAGCATTGGGTAAGGCTTCTTTTACAGCCACAACAATTACATCACCAATGGTGGCATAACGTCTTTTACTTCCGCCTAATACTTTGATGCAAAAAAGTTTTTTTGCACCAGAGTTATCGGCCGAATTAAGCATGGTTTGCATTTGTATCATGGTAAGCTTCCGATCTTTTTATAAGTTAGCGCCCTTTTCAACCACCTGAGTAACAACCCATCTTTTGGTTTTACTAATGGGTTTGCATTCTTGGATGGCTACGCGGTCACCCACGGCGCATTCGTTTTTTTCGTCATGAACCTTGAATTTTTTCTTCTTGGTCAAAAATTTTCCAAAGATAGGATCGCGAACGCGACGTACAACCTCAACAACGGCTGTTTTTGCCATCTTATCGCTAATCACAATGCCTTCTTTTGTTTTTCTTTCAACGGTCATACTTATCCCTTCTTCGCATTCTTCATGGTTGCCACACGGGCGATATCTTTTTTAATTTCTCCCAAGCGGTGCGTTTTATCTAACTGGTTGGTAGACTTTTTAAGTTTTAAACCAAACAGCTCTTCTTTCCACTCGGCTACAAGCTTATCCAGCTCGGCCTGGGACTTATCTTTTAATTCACTAGGCTTCACGGTAATTCTCCCTGGTAATGATTTTAGTTTTTAAACCTAATTTATGTTTGGCAAGGGTTAAGGCTTCTTTAGCCACGGCATTATCAACGCCTTCCATTTCAAACAAAATACGTCCAATTTTTACCGGTGCTACCCATAATTCGGTGGCGCCCTTACCGCTACCCATACGAGTTTCAAGCGGCTTTTTACTTAAAGGCTTATCGGGAAAAAGACGAATCCATACACGACCACCTCTTTTAATGGCGCGTGTCATAGCAATACGGGCCGCTTCAATTTGACGAGCGGTTACCCAGCCG containing:
- a CDS encoding AI-2E family transporter, producing MKQVVDERRAFLFLLVALGVGFFLLLKPVFMAVVLACIVAILLYPAYEFLLKKLKNRSYLTSFITTFLTFLILVLPFSLVVVQIISETVSFVSTLDLNSFFSTITNQNFYRDYIEPLSTKLETHLHITIDVPGLITRVGGEVARYVYNYSPEVLGRTLSFMFGFFVMHFTLFFVLIEGKNLIRILLDLSPISGKYEDRLLSESQNMIYATVYGYLLTALVQAGLAWIGFGIAGVKAPLVFATLTYFMSLVPIIGATSVWLPVGLTLLAMGDTKWGLFILIYGAVLISGVDNIIKPLIMRGKAKVHILLIFFSLFGGISLFGPIGILFGPVIMALFLASVRIYREDFVK
- the rplQ gene encoding 50S ribosomal protein L17; its protein translation is MRHKVSGRKLGRKTQHRLAMFKNMAASLIMHERIETTLPRAKELRSFADHLITLGKKNDLAARRQSFNFMRSREAVVKLFDTLAPRFADRNGGYTRVLKLGYRLGDSSPMAIIEYLPGTGVHAVPSGDKPKKAAAPKKEKAAKAPKAEKKEKAPKAAKASKEKKSTKKK
- a CDS encoding DNA-directed RNA polymerase subunit alpha, translated to MSSLNYKNWRSLIKPKFLEIENESHTGTYAKFTARPLERGFGITIGNSIRRILLSSLQGAAIVSVKIEGVVHEFSTVPGIKEDVTNIILNLKELKLKLVEGDKATITLNATGAGVVTAGQIDTGGRVEILNPDHPIATLGEDANLTMEMQVKMGKGYVLAETNKDQGAPIGTIFIDSNFSPIERVNYSVTDARVGQATDYDRLTLEVWTNGAVLPEDAVAFSAKILKEQLQVFINFEEGLEPVEVEIKEDEQNKINEHLNRRVDELELSVRSANCLQNAEIKYIGELVQKTEMEMLKTKNFGRKSLNEIKEILTEMGLGLGMKIDGWKLPTDEVPAVKTEEMI
- the rpsD gene encoding 30S ribosomal protein S4, whose protein sequence is MARYSDSVCRLCRREGLKLFLKGDRCYTEKCAIERREYGPGQHAQNRRTKRSEFGVQLREKQKVKTLYGVLERQFRRIFERAERMKGVTGDNLLQLLEARMDNLIYRMGFANSRSEARLLIGQNHFLVNGKKVNIPSITLKAGDVIGVKDKSRKVTRILGALEASDRRGVPEWLLVNKEKFEGTVKALPDRAQITMPINENLIIEHYSK
- the rpsK gene encoding 30S ribosomal protein S11; translation: MANKQKLPTVSGEAGATAAAPDKKAYKRKKAKKNVSAGVIHVQATFNNTIITITDTQGNTLAWSSAGAKGFKGSRKSTPFAAQIAGEEAARKAMESGLRSATAVVSGPGSGRESALRACASVGIRILKIQDVTPIPHNGCRPPKRRRV
- the rpsM gene encoding 30S ribosomal protein S13, translated to MPRIAGIDIPKNKKIGVALTYIYGIGNSRSENILTEAGINAQQRAEELSDEDVAKIRAIIDAKYPVEGNLRREVALSIKRLMDLGTYRGSRHKKGLPARGQRTKTNSRTRKGPRKTVAGKKKAPTGK
- the rpmJ gene encoding 50S ribosomal protein L36; this encodes MKVRSSVKKICENCKIIRRAGRVRVICKTKKHKQRQG
- the infA gene encoding translation initiation factor IF-1 — protein: MAKEDSIEVEGKVLEPLPNAMFKVELANGHKVLAHISGKMRMHFIKILPGDKVKVELSPYDLTRGRITFREK
- the map gene encoding type I methionyl aminopeptidase, which gives rise to MIILKSPDEIEKMAKANRIVATVLLKLKEMVSPGITTDDLDKVANETIKKMGGIPTFVGYRGYPKSLCTSVNEEVVHGIPGKKVLNEGDIIGIDCGATYEGFVGDSAVTVGVGKVSAEAQKLMDVTRVSLDLGIEQVVAGNRIGDIGHAVQQYAEAHGYSVVRDFVGHGIGRQMHEEPQVPNYGEKGTGPRIKVGMVLAIEPMINMGVAEVEVLKDDWTVVTKDRKWSAHFEHSIACTEKGPWILSKI
- a CDS encoding adenylate kinase yields the protein MKLILLGPPGSGKGTQSRRICERYKVPQISTGEIFREAIRERTPLGLKAKTYINAGQLVPDQLVIDIIEDRISRQDCKNGFVLDGFPRTVGQAEALSKMANASGVFTISFQVNEDELVKRLSSRRTCKDCGTGYHLLFSPPKKEGKCDQCGGNLYQRDDDKPETIRKRLTVYKNQTAPVSEYYKKLGKLASVDGMGEVNKIFGLIEKAIEDLT
- the secY gene encoding preprotein translocase subunit SecY produces the protein MGVLAKLPELRKRILFTLMMLAVYRIGVFVPTPGIRVEALAKVFSQGTVFEIFNMFSGGALQQFSVIALGIMPYISASIILQLLTVSIPSLQKLSKEEGEYGRKKITQYTRYGTVVLSLIQGFGISVGLERQGVLLPGVGGPMFYITTMLTLAAGTAFLMWLGEQISERGIGNGISLIIFSGIVTRIPGSFRDAWNTKQQFGDFIGFLLLLAFIFIIVSLIVYFERSQRRIPINYAKRVVGNKMYGGQSTHLPLKLNMAGVIPAIFSSSIILFPATLAQFWKNDVMNTLAQVLTSGWFHNLLYVSLIIFFCYFYTAVTFNPLDIAENLKKNGGYVPGIRPGKSTSDYIDRILSRITLGGALYIAGVCILPTLLISQFNIPPGLAQTFGGTSLLIVVGVGMDTIAQIESHLLSRSYEGFLGGKAGKFKGRRS
- the rplO gene encoding 50S ribosomal protein L15, coding for MLLNNLRPPKGAVKNRTRLGRGESSGLGKTSGKGHKGQKARAGGYHKTGFEGGQMPLQRRMPKRGFHNFTREDYTVINVGQLAKLSANAEVDGAFLKANGIVKNLRSGGVRVLGNGDLGVALTIKATHFSASAKEKIEKAGGKAVVID
- the rpmD gene encoding 50S ribosomal protein L30, giving the protein MSGKKIKVKLVHSAIGRTKRQKDTVRGLGFTRLNQTVELVDNPAIRGMIGKVSHLVQVVES
- the rpsE gene encoding 30S ribosomal protein S5; the encoded protein is MSEQRNDRNDRNDRNDRNEDVEGPVFTDRVVNISRVAKVVKGGRRFSFSALIVVGDGNGKVGYGLGKAGEVPDAIKKGALRARKNLINVPIVEGTVPHDVLGKYGASKVLMRAAHAGTGVIAGGVSRAVFEAAGIHNILSKCIGPSNPHNVIKATFEGLLSLKLGRAGTAKATRLKRLEVAPVETVEKLFSEVDVEPVVTEPTPDGSATA
- the rplR gene encoding 50S ribosomal protein L18; protein product: MPKSKLEGRLSRKVRIRKKILGSPECPRLSVYRSLKHVYAQVIDDISGKTLVNASTLKTGKASANKTAAAEVGKLVAEKALAANINRVAFDRNGFRYHGVIKSLADAARESGLKF
- the rplF gene encoding 50S ribosomal protein L6, with the protein product MSRTGKRPVIIPDKVKVNVANNAVNVEGPQGKLSRPLNALTTVNVDKGQVIVTRKDDSLEAKAAHGLVRALIKNMIEGVSQGFTKILDIEGVGYRAEMKGSTLSMTLGFSHPVDFKVPDGIKIAVEKQTRITVSGPDREKVGQTTANIRGYKPPEPYKGKGIRYADEVIQRKVGKAAASGGAK